A genomic stretch from Parabacteroides sp. FAFU027 includes:
- a CDS encoding S41 family peptidase, with protein MKRFRLGRNAVIAATLLLSNIAVSGYCDEKHNFDNTKNLDVFYSIYKQLDLFYVDSIKPEKVIRTGINAMLGSLDPYTNYIPEDEMEDFKFITTGEYGGIGSIIGSRNGNIIISEPYENMPAAKAGLKAGDVVLEIDGKSVKGKAINEVSEWLKGQPNTIIKIKYQRDENKPKEVTVTRSKITVSSVPYYTVVGNNTGYILISSFTDKTGEEFKSAFLDLKNNKKITSLIIDLRGNGGGIMEEAIKVINYFVPKGVEVVSTKGKVKQWDRVYKTPAEPLDTQIPIAVMVNRGSASASEIVSGALQDLDRAVIIGSRTFGKGLVQTTRPISYNGSIKVTTAKYYTPSGRCVQAIDYSNRNPDGSVGKTPDSLTTVFYTKNRRPVRDGGGITPDVTTEEVQIPNIVYYLESDYLLFDYATQYVRKHDKIDIAGKFALTDADFNDFKAFVKSKNFTYDRQSDKALKELKEVAKFEGYYESAEPEFKALEAKLTHDLDKSLNKFSTDIRNMLEIEIAKRYYFQKGEIAQTLKNDKEIKKTLEVINNAQKTSELLKATASK; from the coding sequence ATGAAAAGATTTAGATTAGGCAGAAATGCAGTTATTGCAGCCACCCTGCTCCTATCCAATATCGCCGTTTCAGGTTATTGCGACGAAAAACACAATTTCGACAACACTAAAAATCTGGACGTTTTCTATAGTATCTATAAACAGCTTGACCTGTTTTATGTGGATTCTATCAAGCCGGAGAAAGTGATCCGCACAGGCATCAACGCCATGCTGGGGAGCCTTGACCCATACACCAACTACATCCCCGAGGATGAAATGGAGGACTTTAAATTCATCACAACCGGGGAATATGGCGGCATCGGCTCAATCATTGGTTCACGCAATGGCAATATCATCATCTCTGAGCCTTATGAAAATATGCCTGCTGCCAAAGCCGGATTGAAAGCCGGAGATGTTGTTCTGGAGATTGATGGGAAAAGCGTAAAAGGTAAAGCCATCAACGAAGTTAGCGAATGGTTAAAAGGCCAACCCAACACCATCATCAAAATTAAATACCAAAGAGACGAAAATAAACCGAAAGAAGTAACAGTTACCCGTTCTAAAATTACGGTCAGCTCTGTCCCCTATTACACCGTGGTCGGAAATAATACCGGCTACATTCTCATCAGCAGTTTTACCGACAAAACCGGAGAAGAGTTTAAAAGCGCATTTCTGGATTTGAAAAACAATAAAAAAATTACTTCTCTCATCATTGACCTGCGCGGCAATGGCGGTGGCATCATGGAGGAAGCTATCAAAGTGATTAACTACTTTGTACCGAAAGGAGTGGAGGTTGTTTCCACAAAAGGCAAAGTAAAACAATGGGATCGCGTCTATAAAACACCCGCCGAACCATTGGACACCCAAATTCCTATAGCCGTAATGGTCAACCGTGGTTCGGCCTCCGCATCAGAGATTGTATCCGGAGCACTTCAGGACCTGGATCGTGCCGTGATTATTGGCAGTCGCACATTCGGCAAGGGTCTGGTGCAAACGACACGTCCGATCAGCTATAATGGAAGCATAAAGGTAACAACCGCTAAATACTACACCCCAAGCGGACGATGTGTGCAGGCGATTGATTACAGCAACCGGAATCCCGATGGCAGTGTAGGTAAAACCCCGGATAGCCTCACCACGGTTTTCTATACAAAAAACAGACGCCCGGTTCGTGACGGTGGCGGTATCACCCCCGATGTGACGACCGAGGAGGTTCAAATACCGAACATTGTGTACTACCTCGAAAGCGATTACCTGTTGTTTGACTACGCAACGCAATACGTTAGAAAACACGATAAAATTGATATCGCAGGCAAATTTGCTCTAACGGATGCTGACTTCAACGATTTTAAGGCCTTTGTAAAGTCTAAAAACTTCACCTACGATCGTCAAAGTGATAAAGCATTGAAAGAATTGAAAGAGGTAGCTAAATTTGAAGGATATTACGAAAGTGCCGAACCGGAATTCAAGGCTCTGGAAGCAAAGCTCACTCACGATTTGGATAAATCTTTGAATAAATTCTCAACTGATATCCGCAATATGCTGGAAATCGAGATTGCCAAACGTTACTATTTCCAGAAGGGTGAAATCGCCCAGACACTGAAAAACGACAAGGAGATCAAGAAGACCCTGGAAGTGATCAACAATGCACAAAAGACTTCCGAACTGCTTAAAGCGACTGCTTCGAAATAG